The following nucleotide sequence is from Drosophila simulans strain w501 chromosome 3L, Prin_Dsim_3.1, whole genome shotgun sequence.
GAATTTTCTGAATAGAATTTGAAGCTCGTAGAGTTGGCTTTTCGCCTCGCCCAAAGTGTCAACAGTCAAGTTGTCTCATCTTTAAAATAACACTGGAACGTTTTAATACTGGGGAGCGAACAGATTATTTACCATTGTTTTAGTTGGATTatgataataacaatattcaACATCCCGTTTCCCGTTACTTAGACttaaattggcaagacaaataaaaaaaatgaaaaaaatctGTCAGTTTTTCAACGAGTGTGTATAGCGAGTAGAACTACTTACTCAGAAAAAAATTTTCGTTTGTAAGAGGCACTTACCTGAAAAAGGagatttgtatttttaattgaggTTTGTTATTAGTATACATTGAAAGATATTCATAGTTAACAAGTgagaacgctatagtcgaATTCCCCGACTGTCATTTGTGTACGCAAATTGGCCTTTTgatgtatatatactataaaaatgtatctatgtTCAGTTACTCGCAAGAAAATGCAAATCTTTCTGTTGGCCGATATATTTTTGTAGGATACCTGAAAACACACATTTCACTAGCTACTCTTTTGCCGAGcaaaaatgctaattaaagtCAGAACGCAATGGTGcggaaaaatgttttcgtcCCAGAAGAGTGGAGAGAGTGGAGAGGGTAAAGTACAAGAATGGGAACTTAAAGGACGACTTGGTCATCTGCCTCTCACCTAGTTTGTTGTTGGGTGCACTGGGTTTGTGCTCGGcatcaaaatttaaagcagAGTGTCACCCGAAAAAATTATActccatttaattttccagTTCAGTTCTTGTCTGGTCCCGGAACGGTCGTTTCCCGGCCAGTCCTTCTGCTCAACATCTCCCTGCACCCGGGTGTCTATCTGCTCCCGGAGCCTGTGTTTGGTGTCAAGTTTGACTGGCCCAGGCTCGGCGGCACTACGGGTTTTAGGTTTTGAGCTTGGGTTCAGGTTTCTGAGTTGACGTTAtgcattgaaattaattaaatcgcaGCCAGCGCAGCGCCGCTGGTCTGCTTCGCCCCCAATTGTACGAGGAAAGTGTCCTTTCCCTGGTCCTGCACAGTTATCAACCGAACACCAAGCGACGGGAAAAGCGGAACTTAAGCCCTTTAATTAGTTGGCCCCGAATACGGAGCAGACCACCAGTCGGGCGGCCAGTAATTTGCAATCACTGACTTATGGGCCATGAATTGGCTGCTTAAAGAGCAATGCCTGGGAATTGATTTAGTGTGCTTAAACTAAAAACCCACAACCAGTTAGTTGACTGGTTCTGCCATTCCCTGAAACTCTCCCGGCCGACTGGAAGTGCACACAAATTTGTGACAtggaaatcatttaaaatgcagaaaatatattgaaaattcaGTCAGGCACTCTGGAGTCTACActaaacaaactaaacaatGTCCTGTCCTGACAAAGGGTGTTCGGTGCCCTGGGGAAGGGGAAAGTTGTCGTATCTATAGAAATTATGCAGGCAAATTTATTATGGCACAGAATTTAAATGAGTTGAAATCGTTgtcattgttttatttatacaaaatgggcactttgttgttgtcagtctctgtcgttgttgttgcaatAATGAAAGTTACTCAATCGGAATATTTCAACTTATGTGCTTAACAATCTCGTAACAgccacacacccacacgcaAGGACAATGAAAAGTGAGCATTTGACAATGCATCCCTCTCCCCCCGGCCACCGGACTGCAGTcctgtagctgtagctgtgtACCCATGGGAATCGCCAATTTATTTGTCACTCTCACTCGACCCTGGGGGCACTCCCTCCCCCAACCCCCTCGCCCCTCTATCTATcccatgtccatgtcctgcGTCTCCCAGTCCATTAGTCCAGAGTTGGCATCCTTTGTTGACTTCATTCAGTTTTGCGGTacatttgatttgtatttcgCTCTGCTTCCCCCGCTTTGTTTCTTCATTGGCATTTTGTGCTTTCCTGATTTTCCCAGCAGACATGAAGAGCCAAATCGATTGCCGCCGACCCCCGCCCGATATCCTTTACTTTTCCCCTTCGAATTGTCATCATTATGTCATTGCTATGTGTGAAATACGTGCGAAAGGGGTAATGACGGCGAAGAATTCGGGCTAAGCCTTGCGTCAATCGGATGACGGGGATGGGGTGGCTCTTTGGCAGAATTTCCGTATGATGCTGGTCAGATGCTGGCAGATGACAGGAAAATCGGGGAAATCCGAGAATGCTAATGCGTTAGAGAGTAATCTCTTCAGGCTTAATTTCCACACAAGTCTCACGCAAAGACAATCGAAAGTGTCGCCCGAGAACTCTATTAAAAATCTTTTAGAGCTCTTAAGTATGAAGAAGATGATAAAGGGAGGTGGCTGCCGGTAGACAGACAATGCCCCTGACTGGAGGACCTCCAGCGGGAGCACTCGGTGcaccggcagcagcagcatgggAAACAACACGGAACACTGCTGTGGAtgaagatatttattttagggATAAAAGGAATTCAGTAGGGCTTAAAAGTGCGGATGAGTGCCACTTCACGAGCAGCGCAAGGAGCACGCGGCGAGAGCGAAGGAGCGACTAAGGAGACAGGCAAGACGAGCAGGACACACACGAGCGACAATGACAAGGACCAAGATGGCACAATGGGTCCGCGGAGCAGGAGGGGCTCACGGtaaagtggaaagtgggaaaGGGCGTGCGAAAAGCGCTCGAGAAAACACCGAAGAGTTGAAAATGACGTTAAAGTAAACAAgatgaaaattaaaagcccCGAGGACAACAGAGAGAAAAGCCGGAAAACAAAAGCGGGCTGCAAAGCAGGCAGGGGCAGAGGCTCGCGGCCTGGTGTCGggatttgatttaaaaatggagtggcatttaaataaaaatcttgtTGCATATTTACAGGCGCACAACCAATCACGAGCGCAGAGACGAACAGAGAGGGAGAGGAAGAGGGCCGAAAGCAATTTGAGTGCAGCTTAATTGTCACTACCAACGGTTGGACGGACCTCTCGGCCCTCTCGGCTTTTGACCCCCTCGGGCGCcctttctttcatttttcagTGCCCGTTTTGCTCGGCTTTTGTGTGCTctctttgaataatttaaaagtgccaaaaagtatgcaaatgtttttccgTTTCGCTCGCCACGCTGACCCACGCCCCTGGCAGTTGACCCGCTCCAGAAAGCCCATCCGGCTCAGTTGATGCCCACGTCTCCGCACCTGTCCCAAGCGAAAGTCCTAAGTTGTCCTTTTTCAGAGTTTCTCTGCCCAGAATGCTGCGCCAAACAGAGTGGTTCCTTGAACATAGTGGAGATTGCACTACTGTGCCGAACGTGTTCCCTGCATTGGACTGCAATCTGGACACGGAATCAGCCTACACCCAGATCCGGTCGCTAAAGCACAAGCTTCGTATCAGCAATTTTCCGTAATGCCCTACATGCGACATGCCAAACTAGgatattattataattccaGCTCTTTTTCAGGCCCTCCTGAGGCCGAGCGGCCTTCAATCAGACACGAAGAACCGGCGCCCGTTCCCCGGACCGCTCGCCATGACacatttgaatgcaaatttatgcaaaacgTGTCAATGTgctaacaacaaaaacaaacggGTGCCGCTCTAACGTGTGACTAAAGCTGAAAAAGTGCAAGAAAATCATCGCAGTATAATCCAAATCCACATCAGGGCcaactggctgactgactgactgactaaatgactgactggctgacgTACGTGGCAAGTCAACAAGGGGCGAAGCTATATGCCAGTTCCTGGGTCCTCGGCGATTCTTCTGCTCGTGCCTGATTGACGTGACCACCGCTCGCTGCGCTCTCTAATCCGTTAATAGAAACATTAACGAGGCATTTTCCGAAAATTATTTCGGGCACGCGATACGACCAGCCTTTCCATCGCAACACCATCCCATCCCAGTCCATCCCCGCTCATCCAGTTTAGCCCGGTTCAGCTGGGCTCGTGGAAGTCAAGTCGAGCCGCTCTTCAGGACGTCAGTCAAGTTCAAAGTGCAGTGGCTGGTACAGTGCCTGCTGCTCGTCAGCCACCGCTCAGGTCGGATGATGGGAAGCCTTTTCGCTTCGCTTTAATTTCCCGTCGATCGTTAACCCTTCGGCCGTGGGTGGTTGTGAGGCAGTGTGGGGAGGTCTTCGTTTCGAGCTCGGGGTGGACTGCTACACCAGCTCCTTCACAACTGTGGCAATCAGTGCACGTCATGGACTGGTGGTTGCTTCCAGTTCAAGCAGCCCGAAATAATTGCATTGTAATGTGCAAAGTGTCTGCCACCCAGCAGTCAGCCCGCCCCACCCATGCTGCAGTGTTTGCATGTCGGGCTGTTGTAATTTTTGCACGTTCATCTATGCCAGTGTGTTGTGTTTGCTGGATGTGCGCACACTTCAAGCAGCCACTGTTCctggggtgtgtgtgtgtgtctatgtgTCGGTAATTTCCAATCTCACTTTGCAATCGCTTTAcaacattttgcttttattttatgccaaaaGCGCTGCTAGCAACTTTTGATAGCCCCACCCCTTCTTTTATGGCTGGCTCCCCGCTCCGCTCTCGTTTTATTGCAGTTTACTATTTATGTGTCTGCTGCAATTATAACGGAAACTAGTTGAGTGCCACAGTGGGACCCTTCGCCCGGCGAAGCTCGGTTAACTGTCTACCAGGGAACACGGCTCCATCCACTGTGCCGGTTTCGTTCTGGCCATCGCCTTCAACCGTAGCAGGGCAACTTACTGCTAATTAGTTTTAGATCGATGACCACCGACGTGCGGAATTTTTAGAGCCACGTTCGTGACCAAGGGCGGAGAGTTGGGTCCTTAAACTGGCCGGGAAGCAGGGGTCTTAGGGGTATCTGCCACACTGTGGTGGAGTGGCGGACTGCAAGTGCTAATCTGAAGATCCCAAGACAATCAAAAATAGTCGAGGAGAAAGGAACCTATGTACTGATCATATCACTCAAGGATCTTGTGCTGCACACTGTACTTATACAGCAGTTACTGAAATGCATTACAACTTCTAGAAATACATATTGTGATCCCTTGTTTTGGGTCCCTTGACACTACTATCAAGTTCTGGTACACAGTTGGAGTTTTGTTTAGAGGGAGATCGATTGAAAAGcctccacttatttcagtgCTTCTACATTTCTATATTGTAAATGCAAGGCGAACGAGTCGAAACGTGGCAGACTACTGACGAACAACCAATTTCTGGATCTCAGCGGGCTTTGTGCCTCTTTTATGGCCGTGTCGTGGTATTCGGGCTTGCCTTTTGTGCGCCGCGCCGCACCactaaaatgtaataaaataaagtgtCGGGGATTTTCGGTTTCCGCTTGGATTCCCTGATTGCAAGAGGAGACAGGTATCCGTATCCCCTGCTCGGAAAGGGCGGCGCAGAGGCCGCAGGCCCGTCAATGGTGTGAAGTATGCAAAAAAGGAAACCAGAGCGAAGCTAGCAAAAATCGATTGAACAAAAAATTCCCCCGAATCAGGATTGCATTGCGTGTGGTTCCGAAAGGCGGCGAAGACTGGGCGGGCAACCCCATCTGGTGATCTGGAGCGAGGCTGGTGTACAGTATCTGCTCGTCCATTCCCTTGAACGAGTCCTGCTCGCTGGTGTTTTATagatttgcttttattgtgCGGTATTTATTGCGGTATTCGCCGGCAGACTTTTTTCCGCGCAATTCTTGTTGGCCAAAATCGCGGCAAACTTCAAGCCGAGTGGCGGGCAATGGGGCGTGGATGGCGAGTTGTTTTGGGGGGAGGAGACATAAGCCGCTTAAATTGGTTAGCCTTTTTCCGGCCCAAtttttccgtttcgttttcatttttgtgccGAGTTTTGGATTTTGTCGGCTGTAAAACTTCGGCCTGCTCTGgttataaaaattgttaattaagtTAAGTTTGAAATGTTGTTTTACGGCTGTGTTGCGCTCCTTTTTATGGGTGTGGTTGGGTGCGGCCGGAAATGAAGGCAATGAAACGGGTGTGCGGCTTAATTTAATTCTCGACTGGATTTGCTTCTAGAATCCCCAGACCCTGTGAATTGTCAATCGAAATTGGGCTCTTTGCCGATCTCCTTTCGTTCGAACGGTCACGAATAAAACCCCTCCCTGAGTAGCCCGGATTTTTTCACCCAACCAGCACAAAGACGATCTCTTTGTTAGTTTTGGCAACATCATTAGGGACCTCCCCGCACCCAGCTGAGCACCTGCCATGTGTGTTTACCTCAGCTCGCTCCctcgttttgtttgcttgcttaCCCCGCCCATCTCAGGCGCAAATCCTGCAAATGGCGCATTGTGTTGCTTATCTTGCGGAGAAAGCAGAGAAAGCGGAGAAAGCAGGCATCGCACCGCGGAGAAGTGCTTACATTTGCGCAAATGCAGcacaacaaacacaagcaaACAAGGACAAACACTGGGAGCCGAGGAAGACGTTAGCTctgttatttaaataaatcgttgcatactttgtgGCGCGCCTTGTGTGGGCGCTGAGTGGGGTGTGTTTTGTTGGGTGGGGGGTCATGGTGGGGCAACGGAAGCGGGGTGGCTCCGAAGTGGATACAGAGTGAAACTTTAAATCTCATTTGAATTATTATGGCGGAAAAAACCGCTCGACAGTTGCGATGTTCGCTCTTTGTCTGCATTCTGTTGCATACTTTATGGCGTTTTAAGTGCTGCGACGATTTGCAAATGCAGCAGAATGTGTAGTTGCTGCCACCATGCTGTCGCTTGTTGCCTGTCAGTCGTAAAGCGCCCGGTTAAATGCAACTATGCAACACTCACTCGGCATTACTTTCTGCTCCTGACCCAATTTCGCATGCCGCGTGACAGTAATTACACAAGCGGCTGACAACGGCCAAAAGTCCGATCATTTCGAATATGAGAGCGGCATCGGGCTTACATTTCACCAGTTCAGCGGTAAGCCGAGGTCGAAACATGCTAATTATCACTGCGAAGTGCTGGTCGGAATTTCGAGGGGCTCCCTTGACACCGAACACCCGGCGAAAGGGCAATCAAAATGATATGTTTGTGccattattaaaaatattcccaGTGCCCAGAAAGCAAATATAAAGTAGCTTACTCGATTCCACTCTTACCGTAACTTATAGAAATCCGGGTTGATTTCCATTAATTTCCACACGCCATTAGCTGCTCGTGCTATTTCGCGCTATTTCAGTGTGAACCTCAAGCGGTCGCGGGCAACTAACCGACAACTCTTAAGCTGCCAGCAACCACAGCTACCGCTATCCCAACCTTCGCCCCTCAGCAGGGTGCAAGTCAGGATGCCACTTGATCATTAACAGCGAACCACGGAGTGCGGAGGGGCAGAAGCACGCGGGATGCCAAGCGCGGTAGCTGCACTGTTTAACAGCTTCGAGCAATTGCAAACGTAAATCAAATGCCACATTTCGCAGTGGCAGCAGCGCACCTCCGAAAGCCCCTCCAcgcttattttatttgtaatttttaacaACTCGAAACTTGTGTGGGTTGAACGGGCAGAAAGACATTCTACTCGCACAAAAAAGGTGTGTAGCACTACTTCATACACTGCAATCGCATATCGTCTTTCGGCGAACTTAGAATAATAATACTCTTAGCCCTAACTGTCAATGTATACCATAATTAATACAGCATTCTGATTGGATTCGAATTTACATTGTGTTTGTTTCTGTGCAGAGAAGGCTGCGTGGCCAAGGACTCTGCCCCGCGTCACGCCCACACAACTGACTGTCGAAGAAAGCGCGCATGGAGTATCCTATGCTGGGGAAGTGGTAACTCCTGGCTGGGAGATGGAGCAGGGAGCTGCAGAAGTTGGCTGCCAACTGTtggatggtgctgctgcacaattttgatttattatttcgatTCCTGTTCCTTTACTACCTGCCAGGATGCAGCAGGACCTGCCACGAGGCCGTCCCCTTCCAGCACATCATTGTGCAGAGCGCGGTAGTCGTCGAagcttttctttatttttattcacacGGTTTCTGGTTTTATTGCTCCAATTACTTCATGTACTATTCGTTTCACCCCCCACCAACCATTACTTCACAATCAATGGGTGGCACTCGAGaagatttaatattttcctttccGCTTTACTTTAACTGTTTTAATTTATCGCGTTTGTAGAGCTTTTGAAGACTTCTGCGGCAGCATAGTACCAATCAATACCGATATGTAATTTGTTTCATGACATTTATATAAGAATCAGGGGATACATTGAACTGCCCTCTTCAAGCTCTGCAGTGGAATGAAGTCCCTTTAAAAAGTGTACTTTTTCGTTGAAGAAGCACCATCCTCGACTCCCCTCTTATTCGTGTAACGAACATCTCTCATCCCACAACAACTTGATACCAATTAAGCACTCACAATCATATGCTGAAAAGCTGCAGCTCCCCATTCTGTCGCTTTCCCCTGGAAAAGCTATTTTGTGCCGCCGTCCAGAGGGTCGACACCTGTTCCTGTTATTGCTTCTGCCTCAGAGATGCAGTATGCAAAACGCTTAACTGcacataaaatatacaaaactaACTTAGTTCGCGCATATCGCAGGGCATAACTCATGGCCACGCCATTCCACCCCACCCCACCTTGTTTCCCAGCGAATCCTTTGCAGCGTGTGCCACTTGCCATTTGTAACCGActgcacaaaaacaaaactggcGATAATAAAAGAGCGAGAGGAGCTCTGATTCCTAACAAGCTTCGAAGTGGTCGTTGCCACAGTTGGTCCTGAAGCGGTGTTGGGCTTGAGCATTGGCTTAACCGGAAGATTGGGCTTGGAAAATGGTGCTCTGAAACAAGATCTTTAACTTGAATGAAGATTTAATAATTCCATACAATTCAGCAGATCCAGATCCGGTTCCTGATCGGATTTGATCTCTGACGCCATCGCCGTGGACACAGCTTAGATACTCTAAGCATTACCATATCAAagatatgtatttttaaatccCCACTAGCAACTCACTCTGCTAATGGCAACTGCTGAGTGGATGCAACAAAGCGAGTGCACTCTGCGCGGAGTTCGGGGGGAAAAGGGTGCCTACTCCGTGGTGGAATGGTGGGGTGGTGGGTGCTGGTGCCTGGGGTGGTGCAGCTGTGGCGGGTTATGTATAAATTCATAAAGAGACCCACAGCAGCGAGAGCGAGAAGGGGAAAAGCGACGAGAACGacgactgcgactgcggcaACATGTTGTAATTGCGTATTTTATAGATATGCGCGGTCCTTTCGAGAGAAGAAAGGAGTGGGCGGCTGTTGTATCTGCCATTCgctctgtttgcttttgtttggtgCGGAAATGGCAGCCGGTGTGCAGCGAAATATGGCagtaacagcaacaacatcacgcatacgccatgttgcgCCATTTGAAGTTgttggcgtatacgtaatttttattttacaagcaaacaaaaacgaaaaaacggGAATACAGAAAACATTCAGCgctgaaaaatgcattcaGAGCCCAGGCATCAACAAAAATGGCACACAGAGCACAgagaaattttaattgctcCAAAAGCGAGGACATCGGACGACGGGCCAAAACATATGTGCATGTGGGATGGTGGCGATGGTGGGGTCtgccaaaaactaaatttgtgTCCGTTATGGGGAACGTTCctttttatgacttttaatTCAATCAAAGTTGAATGGAATTACGAAAGGATAAcatcaattattattttagtatgCTGTTTGTTTGGCCAGATTAGTGTTTGGAGTAAATGAAATTTGAGAGTACAACTCTACTCGGTAGTTGTGAGGTTCTGAACCATTGAAAGTATGAAACATACTCGCTCTCATTCCCTCATTGAGGTGCCCCACGTGCTATTCACATTATTTTCTTGGCACACTTTTGCAAACGTTTACTACCACATTTTATAGGCGGCGCGAATTTGTGTACAGGTAGAGTGAAAGCCCggttcaaaaataaaaagaaattcacAAAAAGTCACACGCAAATGCGCACTTACCTGCCCTGCCCTTTCTATATCCTGTTTTGGGAATGCTTTGTTGTGTGCATTATCAGCCATGTGTGAAAATCAGGACATGCGCGTGAGAGGAACGGCTTTGTTTGGCGCCGTTAGAAACTAATGATGATATAAGAGACTCGGTCGAGGAAAGctcttcgttttattttcccttaCTTTTAATGTGATATTCATCGCCGCCGTTTTCCAGGGGTGACATTTAATGTGCAGTGGCATTTGAGTGTGAATCTTTGGATAAGCATTCtgcattttttctttatcGGATTCGGCCTATACTGCTACGACTTAAACGCTAAGTCGACGTGTTCACAGTTATCTTTcaaagaaatttcaaattaaacagACAATAAAAATGATGCATGATGTAattatttcattgtttttgctTATCGTGACGGCTTGGCAGCAATCTTTAGCCTTGGAGGATGGCTCCATGCAACTCTATTGCCCCCTGGTAACATACACCCATCTCGAGCTGCTTTGCGACGGAGTCTATAACGCAgacttatatttaaaatacaaggACGGGCTAACTTCCGTAAATGCTCCCTACAAGATCTTCTCCTACAAACAGGATGGATATTATTTCTTCCTCGTGAGCTTTAACGACTCTCCAGTGCAAAGTTGTAACGGCACGATCCAGCTGGACAATGAACTCGATTTCTTTTGCGGAGTCAGTGAATCACCTTTGATAGTGTCCGGCACGCAGTTTTTCTGCCACAAGGAACTAATGAGCTACGTAGATGACTTGTTATACGAGTGCACCAAGCCAATAGCTCTGCGCTTCTTCAATGTTGAGTGGAGGGGCGAGGCTACGATCCATTACGCTGCCAAAACGGAGTCAAAAAGTGGGACTTCCAGGGGAATCCCTGGTTTGGGAACCTGGCTGGCCTGCCTGGTGTGCGTCTTTCTTCAAAGATTGAAACTGCTGTCATccaatatatttgaaattcaagTGAACTACCAGTTTGCCAGCTTGAAGCAAAATGCGGTTGTGCTCCATGTTCGTGCTCGTCTACATAGTTCGTAAGCTGGAGAATGCCAAGAGCGCATGCAACACTACAGAAGTGCTGAGATTGAAAGGATCCTCAGCTGCAATGACCACGCAATCGTCTATCTCCCAAGGACGCCAGAATAAAGAGCTGTTTCGCACACTGTTCAAAATTTGTCCCAAGTGAATTTGTACCAATGTGtatcaataaaattttaaaagaggTTTGCTCTGCGTGTTCCATTTGCGACACAGAGCCCTTAAAACTATAAACTTAATGACTCCGCTTAAAGTCCTTTCCCAAACAGCTACCCGCAAGTGTTGAGCTTTGTGGGAGCACCACAGGCCAATATGGCGGCAGTCCATATAAGCACATAAATTACGCCAACGCCAATGACAATGACGACAATGAAATGTGATGCTCCCCATCCTCCCTTCTCCACCGAATCTCCGGCTGTGTGCGTAAAATGGCAGTTAGCTGAGCCTCTGTATGCGGCTGTCCATGCCTGCATCTGGCTGCCATTGTTGGGATGTCTAAAATTTCATgccacaacagcaactacaGCACTACAGCAACTAAGGCCAACTACAATGGACTCTGCTGAACTGCTAGTCGGCGAGGACCCGCCCATTTTGTTTACCCGAGTAAAATAAGCAGCTTCGAGATAATGCATGCAATCACAGGGCAAACGAGGGGGTCGATGTGGACGCGGATTAGGTGGCAGGATAGAAGAGCCGCAGATGAAGCGTTGAGGTTGCCTGCCCGACCGGCATTAAGCGACAATATAACTATTCGGAACCATTTTATTGACATAGTAAAATACCAAAATATCGGGATAGGAGAAGTGGGATTATGGGCACAAGAAGGGGGACAGCCGCAGGGCGTTTAACGCGAGGTACAGCCTCACTAGTCCTCCTGATATTGCTCTTCATGTAGGCGATCGCCACTGCAATGGGCGGCGATCCTTCCGAGCACGGCTTCTTGGCACACGCATTGTACAGGTGTAAGGTGTAGTGGAACGGATAGTTGAGGCAGTGCATCTGCTCGACCTCCGTGTTCGGCTCTATGAAGTTGCGCCCGTCGCAGTAAAACTTGCCTTTGTGCATAACCACCGTGTAGCA
It contains:
- the LOC27207951 gene encoding uncharacterized protein LOC27207951; the protein is MMHDVIISLFLLIVTAWQQSLALEDGSMQLYCPLVTYTHLELLCDGVYNADLYLKYKDGLTSVNAPYKIFSYKQDGYYFFLVSFNDSPVQSCNGTIQLDNELDFFCGVSESPLIVSGTQFFCHKELMSYVDDLLYECTKPIALRFFNVEWRGEATIHYAAKTESKSGTSRGIPGLGTWLACLVCVFLQRLKLLSSNIFEIQVNYQFASLKQNAVVLHVRARLHSS